A region of Excalfactoria chinensis isolate bCotChi1 chromosome 22, bCotChi1.hap2, whole genome shotgun sequence DNA encodes the following proteins:
- the ID3 gene encoding DNA-binding protein inhibitor ID-3: MKAISPVRSVRSCYEAVCCLSEQSLAIARSSNNKSPALEEPMNLLYDMNDCYSKLRELVPGIPQGTKLSQVEILQHVIDYIFDLQIVLEEGAKGRDPSSGATLLSLKAAELASELCAKDERSLCH; this comes from the exons ATGAAAGCCATCAGCCCGGTGCGGTCGGTCAGGAGCTGTTACGAGGCCGTTTGTTGCCTTTCGGAGCAGAGTTTGGCCATAGCCCGAAGCAGCAACAACAAGAGCCCGGCGTTGGAGGAACCCATGAATTTACTGTACGATATGAACGACTGCTATTCCAAATTGCGGGAGTTGGTGCCGGGCATCCCGCAGGGCACCAAACTGAGCCAGGTGGAAATCCTCCAGCACGTCATCGATTATATCTTCGACCTGCAGATCGTGCTGGAAGAGGGGGCCAAGGGGCGAGACCCCTCCTCGGGAGCCACCCTGCTGTCCCTTAAG GCGGCTGAGTTGGCCTCCGAGCTGTGCGCCAAAGACGAGAGAAGTTTGTGTCACTAA
- the LOC140261805 gene encoding peptide methionine sulfoxide reductase MsrA-like yields MPGPQALPSPSEALPGRARQLQVEATHAVTGNPTQPPFPPQMHTAIFGMGCFWGAERLFWEMPGVFSTQVGYAGGFTPNPTYEEVRSGQTGHAEVVRVVFDPHKISYEELLKAFWENHDPTQGMQQQEDVGTQYRSVILTLSPQQQAAALRSRDAYQQELSQQHRGGITTTIEPAGDFYYAEDHHQQYLHKVPGGYCGLKGTGVPCPIAP; encoded by the exons ATGCCGGGTCCCCAGGCGCTCCCCAGCCCCAGTGAGGCTCTGCCAGGCAGAGCAAGGCAACTGCAGGTGGAGG CCACCCACGCCGTCACCGGGAACCCCACACAGCCTCCATTCCCCCCTCAGATGCACACAGCGATTTTTG GCATGGGCTGCTTCTGGGGAGCGGAGCGGCTCTTCTGGGAGATGCCGGGGGTCTTCTCCACCCAGGTGGGCTACGCGGGGGGCTTCACCCCCAATCCCACCTATGAGGAAGTGCGCTCAG GGCAGACGGGGCACGCCGAGGTGGTGCGGGTGGTGTTTGACCCCCACAAGATCAGCTATGAGGAACTGCTGAAGGCCTTCTGGGAGAACCACGACCCCACACAGG ggatgcagcagcaggaggacgTGGGCACCCAGTACCGCTCTGTCATCCTCACGCtgagcccccagcagcaggcagccgcTCTGCGCAGCAGGGATGCTTACCAGCAG GAGCTGAGCCAGCAGCACCGAGGGGGCATCACCACCACCATCGAGCCGGCGGGTGACTTCTACTATGCCGAGGATCACCACCAGCAGTACCTGCACAAAGTGCCCGGGGGGTACTGCGGCCTGAAAGGCACCGGGGTGCCCTGCCCCATTGCACCCTGA